A part of Lacinutrix sp. 5H-3-7-4 genomic DNA contains:
- a CDS encoding T9SS type B sorting domain-containing protein has protein sequence MKIPTYVKAIFIVSLLFLSLKSFGQNFEPFTPRFDEDLKGDIVLIGNNILGPDNNAFNNNSVYNHNVDMNYIDIDSDNTTFSSSSADLNIPNPNCYLIKYAGLYWGAVNPGNEPITDVKFKGPTGGYNDIQGTVIFDANGNSVDGGNSFSYACYADVTDIVTAFGSGTDLGTYTVANVSSGTGETSTFNPYNGTGQSAGWSLFVVYEDPTLPGKSITSFDGFSAISASQNPTADIPINGFRTVPAPAPVRANFAFATLEGDKPITGDQMLLNGVNLSAADRPAFNFFNSSVTQLDATPVNNRVPNSTNTLGFDTGVMAIPNPGNTVIANDATSATVRLETAGDTYFQYFFAFAVEIIEPNIVLTKIVEDDAGNNIGGQTVNLGDSLNYVIGFQNTGNDNATSFQIRDVLPINIIFNYPTDLVLPPGVTVASYDPVTREIIFNIEDYLVEENDPVYEIRIEVQVVDNCNELADACSNIINNQAFATYNGFYNPTFQITDDPSLNSNTGCLLTPQATNFLTDLDCQFVQDEILCGSSLEITAADGYDSYSWSTSPTGSPVIGTNQSITVTETGSYYVFNTAIAPCQSIEQQFNVELYGGEIDNPVIPYADEVVTCPNDGELLPNIFLCGAEDFRDIQTNIAGATSIIWEQLDESSCAAVSNPDCANEDNACVWNQVATGADYIANTAGQFRLTINYQGGCFVQFHFNVYQNLLEPTVVATDIICTTPGSITVNNVPSGYEYSLDNVTFQTSNVFTINTAGYYTVYIRQIGIDTNPCIFTVLDVQIRERNFTVSSIVTQPLCHGELGSIYLAANDVDPQYSFELFENGTLVNDVGPIVDNTYSFENLNPGDYTVTVETENGCTYTEDITITEPPLLTTTAAITSPLTCTEGEITVYPQGGTPPYFYFVNSTTDFQTVPEIVVTTAGVYDITVVDSNNCSANTTITVDIIPEPDFNVVTNDIACAGLDTGSIEINVTNANGNSIEYSIDGGVTFFNSPIFTGLGVGNYDVVLLYTVGTSVCNTDPQTVTISESDPINATATLTTDYTCSTNGTISVTAVSGGNAPYQYSIDGVTFQLGSTFSDLTAGTYTITIQDASNCTQTTNDITIDPLNPPTDLTFNVSPITCPSNTADVTLTTTGGTGALEYQIIAPASSVTAYQTGTVFSGLAPDTYTFQVRDENDCIYSESITIDPIATPTVNVVLTSNLDCTATPDAEILGTITGTAPYTYAVSVDGSAYTDLGTTPSTFNYATSTPGTYQFQITDANNCIAESNSITISPISPPALSAVVESQSVICNGDSNGSIDITIDDTVGTAPFTINVNNDTTGVNYGTQTSGLNAGTYTVTITDANSCTGTDTITINEPDPIVMTFDTVDITCTSSGVSQGSVIVTSVTGGTAPYNYFVTGTNGYSNSELNNTGSTSVSFDVVDFGLYEINIVDANGCSILQQDVLVASPPTDLDIDITTTVDCTTGGEAEVSVGSTLSSTGPFYFSIYEGPSTVYPTGTWLPEDSPGSQSATFTGLTSGVTYTFIVYDESTMCSYYEPATTPIPTNSTLTVDAVSANNITCTGSADGNVSFTVNSVYSVDTSISFEIFDSLSLQTTGVTGTGTVTANGSFTQTNLGPLPFGNYFVSITETSGTNAGCGIVTAPFNITESAFLLSLTTSVDQNANCNPNSGVISAVAQNGTAPYQYQITTTATTPTATDPAWATASTFNENAGNYYVHVIDAYGCIISSPVVVLPMDDSPVISATVDNLCTTDEGDFEIDVTLDNPGIAPYSFSINGGSFQSQNAPFTISNLFSGTHTIEIQDANGCGNTVTVNIPAPITVTPSVTALPTCNDNDGEITIDALNGSGSFNYSISPNPASISLSGNVFSGVPSGVYVITVTDTVTSCTEDVTVSLASATAPTFTTSPTAVICFGDNSGTFDINVSGYSGAYTYNVYNDFGTSVTGVVNANTSTNPLTVTGMQAGTFSVEIIETESPFCSAISTVVIASPTQALTLALSETSNVTCDNNIGTITAVASGGWGNLEYELTGDATVPYSTNGAFENLSAGTYTVNVRDNEGCIVSESITLNTPQPINATFTASANTVDCFGDQDASITVSNVTGGQGTNYTYTLNTDSPTTSISGPQNSNVFNNLGAGTYSVTITDGYNCELNSPTIIINEPTPITASLVNSSTQTCPITYELTLSANGGTGIYSYSNTSNFANILGAFTNSTTIAVTPGTYQYYVRDANGCVANVSNEITIDTLPDLVINLESDNPTINCAGDTNGSIVATAQGGLGNYTYELEDASNNITTTTDSPASFTGLTAGTYTVNVISDNCLTTSETVTITEPSAPLQVDFVVNEITCSGSNDGGIEINASGGTGIIKYAISPQLDQFFDTNIFENLAPGTYQFIVQDVLGCFYTDTFTITDPVPVILQIVPDSMFEETCEGEANGAFSVDISGGSLPYSVVLDDINGTYTVGTATQTIFDFTNLNGGDHIVYVADNQGCRTEWNITFPEAVRINPTVEIEYLCDDNALSNTVTVYVDESITDTSVLAYSLDGIGSQTSNVFTNVDYAGGAEHYIEVTHDNGCVQYTDFFTIENYQPLALNLIEGDEPGEIIAQTTGGTGGYTYTFNNENYGSENEFTVTQVGTYTVIVTDSLGCQDEASIEIEIIGPCIPNYFSPNGDGTADTWAPGCVDDFPDLTFDIFDRYGRKVATYRVGQYWDGRYNGTELPTGDYWYVVKPNSELLEKEYVGHFTLYR, from the coding sequence ATGAAAATCCCTACTTATGTTAAAGCAATATTTATTGTTTCACTACTTTTCCTTAGCCTCAAATCCTTTGGACAAAATTTTGAACCATTTACACCTAGATTCGATGAAGATTTAAAAGGAGATATAGTATTAATTGGTAATAACATTCTTGGCCCAGACAATAATGCCTTTAATAATAACTCTGTGTACAACCACAATGTTGATATGAATTATATTGATATTGATAGTGACAACACAACCTTTAGCTCTTCTAGTGCAGATTTAAACATACCAAATCCAAACTGTTATTTAATAAAATATGCAGGACTTTATTGGGGTGCTGTAAATCCAGGTAATGAACCCATTACAGATGTAAAATTTAAAGGTCCCACAGGAGGTTATAATGACATTCAAGGTACTGTTATATTTGATGCTAATGGCAACTCTGTCGATGGTGGAAATAGTTTTTCTTATGCGTGTTATGCAGATGTAACAGATATTGTTACAGCTTTTGGCTCTGGTACAGATTTAGGGACTTACACCGTTGCTAATGTTTCTTCAGGAACAGGAGAAACTTCTACTTTCAATCCATACAATGGCACAGGTCAATCTGCCGGTTGGTCACTATTTGTTGTTTATGAAGACCCAACACTACCTGGTAAATCTATAACAAGTTTCGATGGTTTTAGTGCTATTAGTGCTTCACAAAATCCAACTGCAGATATTCCAATAAATGGTTTTAGAACCGTACCTGCTCCTGCTCCGGTAAGAGCTAATTTTGCCTTTGCTACTTTAGAAGGAGATAAACCAATTACTGGTGATCAAATGTTACTTAATGGAGTCAATCTTTCTGCAGCAGATCGTCCAGCATTTAATTTTTTTAATAGTTCAGTTACTCAACTCGATGCAACACCGGTTAACAATAGAGTGCCAAACAGTACAAATACTTTAGGTTTTGATACTGGAGTAATGGCAATTCCTAACCCAGGAAATACTGTTATTGCAAACGATGCCACATCTGCAACAGTAAGGCTAGAAACCGCTGGAGATACTTATTTTCAATACTTTTTTGCCTTTGCTGTAGAAATTATTGAACCAAATATTGTTTTAACAAAAATTGTAGAAGATGATGCTGGTAATAATATTGGAGGACAAACAGTAAACTTAGGAGATTCGTTAAACTATGTTATCGGTTTTCAAAATACAGGAAACGATAATGCTACCAGTTTTCAAATAAGAGATGTTTTACCAATTAATATCATTTTTAATTATCCTACAGATTTGGTTCTTCCGCCAGGTGTAACTGTTGCTAGTTATGATCCTGTTACAAGAGAAATAATATTTAATATAGAAGATTATTTAGTTGAAGAAAATGATCCTGTTTATGAAATTAGAATTGAAGTTCAAGTCGTTGATAATTGTAATGAGTTAGCAGATGCCTGTTCTAACATTATTAATAATCAAGCGTTTGCAACCTATAATGGTTTTTATAACCCAACGTTTCAAATTACAGATGACCCTAGTTTAAATAGTAACACTGGATGTTTATTAACGCCACAAGCTACAAATTTTTTAACCGACTTAGATTGTCAATTCGTTCAAGATGAAATTCTATGTGGTTCAAGTTTAGAAATTACTGCGGCAGATGGCTACGATTCATATTCATGGTCAACAAGTCCTACTGGATCTCCTGTAATTGGCACAAATCAATCTATAACTGTTACCGAAACAGGAAGTTATTATGTATTTAACACGGCCATTGCACCTTGCCAATCTATAGAACAACAATTTAATGTTGAACTTTATGGTGGTGAAATAGATAATCCTGTTATACCGTATGCAGATGAGGTTGTTACCTGTCCTAACGATGGCGAATTACTTCCAAATATATTTTTATGTGGTGCCGAAGATTTTAGAGACATCCAAACCAATATCGCTGGTGCAACATCAATTATATGGGAACAATTAGACGAATCAAGTTGTGCTGCAGTTTCAAATCCAGATTGTGCAAATGAAGATAATGCCTGTGTATGGAATCAAGTGGCAACTGGAGCAGATTATATAGCCAATACAGCAGGTCAATTTAGATTAACCATTAATTATCAAGGAGGCTGTTTTGTTCAGTTTCATTTTAATGTGTATCAAAATTTATTAGAACCTACAGTTGTTGCTACAGATATTATTTGTACAACTCCTGGAAGTATTACTGTAAACAATGTACCGTCTGGCTATGAGTATAGTTTAGATAATGTTACATTTCAAACCAGTAATGTTTTTACAATTAATACTGCAGGTTATTACACGGTTTATATTAGACAAATTGGTATAGATACAAATCCATGTATTTTTACTGTATTAGATGTTCAAATTCGAGAACGCAATTTTACAGTATCGTCTATTGTAACTCAACCATTATGTCATGGTGAATTAGGTAGTATTTACTTAGCAGCAAATGATGTAGATCCACAATATTCTTTCGAGTTGTTTGAAAACGGAACTTTAGTAAATGATGTAGGTCCAATAGTAGATAATACTTATTCTTTTGAAAATTTAAATCCTGGAGACTATACAGTTACTGTTGAAACTGAAAATGGTTGTACTTATACTGAAGATATAACAATTACAGAACCACCATTGTTAACAACAACAGCTGCAATTACAAGTCCTTTAACATGTACTGAAGGAGAAATAACAGTATATCCTCAAGGTGGTACACCTCCATATTTTTACTTTGTAAACAGTACAACCGATTTTCAAACTGTACCAGAGATAGTAGTTACAACTGCTGGAGTTTACGACATTACTGTTGTAGATTCTAACAACTGTAGTGCTAACACTACCATTACTGTAGATATTATTCCAGAACCAGATTTTAATGTCGTTACAAATGATATTGCTTGTGCTGGATTAGACACTGGAAGTATTGAAATAAATGTAACAAACGCTAACGGAAACAGTATAGAATACAGTATAGATGGTGGCGTTACATTCTTTAATTCTCCAATATTCACTGGTTTAGGTGTTGGTAATTATGATGTTGTTTTATTATATACTGTTGGAACTTCAGTTTGTAATACAGATCCTCAAACAGTAACAATATCTGAAAGTGACCCTATTAATGCAACGGCTACGTTAACAACAGATTATACTTGTTCTACTAACGGAACAATTAGTGTAACTGCTGTTTCAGGCGGTAATGCACCTTACCAATATAGTATAGATGGTGTTACATTTCAGTTAGGCAGTACGTTTTCAGATTTAACTGCAGGTACTTATACAATTACTATTCAAGATGCTAGTAATTGTACACAAACAACTAATGATATTACAATAGATCCTCTAAACCCGCCAACAGATTTAACTTTTAATGTGTCGCCTATAACTTGTCCTTCAAACACCGCAGATGTTACCTTAACAACTACTGGAGGAACAGGTGCTTTAGAATATCAAATTATTGCTCCTGCATCAAGTGTAACAGCATACCAAACAGGAACCGTTTTTTCTGGCTTAGCTCCAGATACTTATACATTTCAGGTAAGAGACGAAAACGATTGTATTTATAGTGAATCTATCACAATAGATCCTATCGCAACTCCAACTGTAAATGTAGTATTAACTTCAAATTTAGATTGTACTGCAACACCAGATGCTGAAATTTTGGGCACAATTACAGGAACTGCACCTTATACATACGCTGTTTCTGTAGATGGTAGTGCATATACAGATTTAGGTACTACTCCATCTACATTTAACTATGCGACCTCAACACCAGGAACATATCAATTTCAAATTACAGATGCTAATAACTGTATTGCAGAATCTAATAGTATTACCATAAGCCCAATTTCTCCTCCGGCATTAAGTGCTGTAGTAGAATCACAAAGTGTTATTTGTAATGGAGATTCAAATGGCTCTATAGATATAACTATTGATGATACTGTTGGTACAGCACCATTTACAATTAATGTAAATAACGATACAACTGGTGTTAACTATGGCACACAAACATCTGGTTTAAATGCAGGAACCTATACTGTTACTATAACCGATGCTAATTCGTGTACGGGAACAGATACCATTACAATTAATGAGCCAGATCCTATAGTAATGACTTTTGATACCGTAGATATAACATGTACAAGTAGTGGTGTTTCTCAAGGTTCGGTTATTGTTACTTCCGTTACTGGCGGAACGGCTCCTTATAATTATTTTGTTACAGGAACAAATGGATATTCAAATTCTGAATTAAACAATACAGGATCTACCTCTGTAAGTTTTGATGTTGTAGATTTTGGTTTATATGAAATTAATATAGTTGATGCTAATGGATGTTCTATTTTACAACAAGATGTATTAGTAGCTTCTCCTCCAACAGATTTGGATATAGATATTACTACAACTGTAGATTGTACAACTGGTGGTGAAGCAGAAGTAAGTGTTGGCTCTACTTTAAGTAGTACAGGTCCATTTTATTTTAGCATTTACGAAGGTCCAAGTACTGTATATCCTACAGGAACATGGTTGCCAGAAGATAGTCCTGGAAGTCAATCAGCCACATTTACAGGTTTAACTTCTGGAGTAACATATACATTTATAGTTTATGATGAGTCTACAATGTGTAGTTATTATGAACCTGCTACTACTCCAATCCCAACAAACTCTACATTAACAGTAGATGCTGTAAGTGCAAATAACATTACTTGTACAGGTAGTGCAGATGGAAATGTTTCTTTTACTGTAAATAGTGTTTATAGTGTAGACACTTCAATTTCTTTCGAAATTTTCGATTCTTTATCATTGCAAACTACAGGTGTTACAGGAACTGGTACTGTTACTGCTAATGGTTCTTTTACACAAACAAATTTAGGTCCGTTACCTTTTGGTAACTATTTTGTTTCAATAACAGAAACCTCAGGAACAAATGCTGGTTGTGGTATAGTAACAGCTCCTTTTAATATTACAGAATCTGCTTTTCTGTTAAGCTTAACAACTTCTGTAGATCAAAATGCCAATTGTAACCCTAATTCTGGAGTTATAAGTGCTGTGGCACAAAACGGAACTGCTCCTTATCAATATCAAATAACAACAACAGCTACTACTCCAACAGCTACAGATCCTGCGTGGGCAACAGCAAGTACATTTAATGAAAATGCTGGAAACTATTACGTACATGTAATAGATGCTTATGGTTGTATTATTTCTAGTCCAGTAGTTGTATTACCAATGGATGATTCTCCTGTAATTTCGGCTACAGTCGATAACTTATGTACTACAGATGAAGGTGATTTTGAAATTGATGTTACATTAGATAATCCAGGAATTGCTCCATATAGTTTTAGTATAAATGGAGGAAGTTTTCAATCACAAAATGCTCCGTTTACAATTTCAAATTTATTTTCAGGAACGCATACTATCGAGATTCAAGATGCAAATGGTTGTGGTAATACAGTAACTGTTAACATTCCTGCTCCAATAACTGTTACACCAAGTGTAACTGCATTACCGACTTGTAATGATAATGATGGAGAAATTACAATAGATGCTTTAAATGGTTCTGGATCATTTAATTATAGTATTAGTCCAAATCCTGCTTCTATTAGTTTAAGCGGAAATGTATTCTCTGGAGTACCTTCAGGTGTATATGTTATAACTGTTACAGATACTGTTACTTCTTGTACAGAAGATGTTACTGTTTCATTAGCTTCTGCCACTGCTCCAACATTTACTACCTCACCAACTGCTGTTATTTGTTTTGGTGATAATTCTGGAACTTTCGATATTAATGTAAGCGGTTATTCTGGAGCTTATACCTATAATGTTTATAATGATTTTGGAACTTCAGTTACTGGTGTTGTAAATGCAAATACATCTACAAACCCGCTTACTGTAACAGGAATGCAAGCAGGAACTTTTTCAGTAGAAATTATAGAAACCGAAAGTCCATTTTGTTCTGCAATTTCAACAGTTGTTATAGCTTCTCCAACTCAAGCATTAACATTAGCTCTTTCAGAAACTTCTAATGTTACTTGCGATAATAATATAGGAACAATAACAGCAGTAGCTTCTGGTGGTTGGGGAAATCTAGAATATGAATTAACTGGTGATGCAACGGTCCCGTACAGTACTAATGGTGCTTTCGAAAACCTATCTGCAGGAACATATACCGTAAATGTGAGAGATAATGAAGGTTGTATAGTTTCAGAAAGTATTACATTAAATACTCCGCAACCTATAAACGCCACATTTACAGCTAGTGCAAATACTGTAGATTGTTTTGGAGACCAAGATGCAAGTATTACAGTTAGTAACGTCACTGGCGGACAAGGAACAAATTATACTTATACATTAAATACAGATTCTCCAACAACTAGTATTTCTGGACCACAAAACAGTAATGTGTTTAATAATTTAGGTGCTGGAACATATTCTGTAACTATTACAGATGGTTATAATTGTGAATTAAACTCACCAACTATTATTATAAACGAACCTACACCTATTACTGCTAGTTTAGTTAACTCTAGTACGCAAACTTGTCCAATAACTTACGAACTTACTTTATCAGCCAATGGTGGGACTGGTATTTACAGTTACAGTAATACAAGTAATTTTGCTAATATTTTAGGTGCTTTTACAAATAGTACCACAATAGCTGTTACACCAGGAACATACCAATATTATGTTAGAGATGCTAATGGCTGTGTTGCTAACGTTTCAAATGAAATTACTATAGACACTCTACCAGATTTAGTTATTAATTTAGAAAGTGATAATCCAACTATAAACTGTGCTGGTGATACTAACGGAAGTATTGTTGCAACCGCTCAAGGTGGTTTAGGAAACTACACTTACGAATTAGAAGACGCTTCTAACAATATTACTACTACAACAGATAGTCCAGCATCATTTACAGGATTAACAGCAGGAACATATACAGTAAATGTAATTAGCGATAACTGTTTAACAACGTCTGAAACTGTAACAATAACAGAACCTAGTGCTCCATTACAAGTAGATTTTGTTGTTAATGAAATTACCTGTAGCGGTAGTAACGATGGTGGAATTGAAATTAACGCTTCTGGCGGAACAGGAATTATTAAATATGCTATTTCACCACAATTAGATCAATTTTTTGATACTAATATATTTGAAAACTTAGCACCAGGAACCTATCAATTTATCGTACAAGACGTATTAGGATGTTTCTATACAGATACCTTTACAATTACAGATCCAGTTCCGGTAATTCTGCAAATTGTTCCAGATTCTATGTTTGAAGAAACTTGTGAAGGCGAAGCAAATGGTGCCTTTAGCGTAGATATTTCTGGCGGAAGTCTACCTTACAGTGTCGTATTAGATGATATTAACGGAACATATACCGTTGGAACAGCGACACAAACTATTTTCGACTTTACCAATTTAAATGGTGGTGACCACATAGTTTACGTAGCAGATAACCAAGGCTGTAGAACCGAATGGAATATTACTTTTCCTGAAGCTGTAAGAATAAATCCAACAGTAGAAATTGAATATTTATGTGATGACAACGCGTTAAGCAATACAGTAACTGTTTATGTAGATGAAAGCATTACAGATACAAGCGTATTAGCTTATTCATTAGATGGTATTGGCTCGCAAACTAGTAACGTATTTACTAATGTAGATTATGCAGGTGGAGCAGAACATTATATTGAAGTTACTCATGATAATGGTTGTGTACAATACACAGACTTTTTTACAATAGAAAATTATCAACCTCTTGCTTTAAATTTAATTGAAGGTGATGAACCTGGTGAAATTATAGCTCAAACTACTGGTGGAACTGGTGGCTATACATATACGTTTAATAATGAAAACTATGGAAGTGAAAATGAATTTACGGTAACACAAGTTGGTACATACACTGTTATTGTTACAGATAGTTTAGGCTGCCAAGATGAAGCTTCAATTGAAATAGAAATTATTGGACCTTGTATTCCTAATTACTTCTCTCCAAATGGAGATGGAACTGCAGATACTTGGGCTCCTGGTTGTGTAGACGATTTTCCAGATTTAACTTTTGATATTTTTGACCGTTATGGCCGTAAAGTTGCAACTTATAGAGTTGGTCAATATTGGGATGGACGTTATAATGGTACCGAGCTTCCTACTGGTGACTACTGGTATGTTGTTAAACCAAATAGCGAACTTCTAGAAAAAGAATACGTAGGACATTTTACACTATATAGATAA